The stretch of DNA CGATGCGCCTCATGGGGCGGCCAACGTGGCGGCCGCGTAGGCGACCCGTACCGGCTCGCACCAGATCACCACCGACCGGACCTCTTCTTCGCTGAGGCCGGCCGGGAGCACGTAGTTCTGGGCGCCGCCCGTCGCCTTCAGCCGGGCGATCGATACGTGCTCGGAGGCAAGAGCTTGTTCGCTGGTTCGTGGTTCCGGATCCCGGCTGACCCAGACGAACAGGTCGGAGTTGTTGGTCACCCGGAACGGGTCGAACCTGAGGGCCAGCCGGCCGTCGGGCAACCGGTAGAGCGCAGCTTCGCCCTCGCCGGTCTGGTCGACGTCGTAAAAGTCGCCGCGGGCCACCGGGGTCTTCCGGTCCATGCCTCCAAGGGGCGGCTCGGAGAGCGCGGTGTCGAGCTGCTGGTCGACCTTCACCACCCAGGGCCCGCCGGCTTCGACCCGCAAGGTGTGGGTCCCGCTTTCGATCGAGAAGCCGAACGCGCGCCCGGGGCATTCGGGCCGGGCGAGGCTCCCGGAGGCGCCGGGCAACTTCACTTCCAGGGCAGTCCCTTCGCACTCGGCGGTTACCCGCC from Actinomycetota bacterium encodes:
- a CDS encoding DM13 domain-containing protein, giving the protein MLRGRAPATGVRPALGLLLVLVALVPACSRDAGEPDRVAPETRAPTPDSRPVANRWEPVAEFEGEGDLETGSFDIAPGALQWRVTAECEGTALEVKLPGASGSLARPECPGRAFGFSIESGTHTLRVEAGGPWVVKVDQQLDTALSEPPLGGMDRKTPVARGDFYDVDQTGEGEAALYRLPDGRLALRFDPFRVTNNSDLFVWVSRDPEPRTSEQALASEHVSIARLKATGGAQNYVLPAGLSEEEVRSVVIWCEPVRVAYAAATLAAP